In one Winogradskyella sp. MH6 genomic region, the following are encoded:
- a CDS encoding vWA domain-containing protein — translation MKAITKPFAVMMGILSLTACNANTKQNEQNLVINQTVIETNLKTDKPEIKVALLLDTSNSMDGLIDQAKAQLWEIVNELSYAKCEEQNPNLKIALYEYGNDNLNADEGYLRQVLAFSDDLDEISKSLFSLTTKGGNEYCGKVIKTALDQLNWEDKEDDLKLIFIAGNEPYTQGTVSYKEASKLAHQKDVTVNTIFCGDYNQGISGFWKDGADLTHGDYMAINHNKATVHIASPYDDKILELNEKLNKTYVAYGYLGRQKMEMQAQQDLNAMSYDKANAVSRTVSKSSRLYKNSSWDLVDAEKEADFSYEDLDEKQLPDELKGKSKEEIKSYVEKKRVEREKLQKEIAELNIKRKTYIAKNSDDKNNGLENAMVNAIKTQAKNKNYVWE, via the coding sequence ATGAAAGCAATAACAAAACCATTTGCTGTAATGATGGGAATACTATCCCTTACTGCTTGCAATGCAAACACAAAACAAAATGAGCAAAATCTCGTCATCAATCAAACAGTGATTGAAACAAATTTAAAAACCGATAAACCTGAAATTAAAGTAGCATTATTACTAGACACGAGTAATAGTATGGACGGTTTAATAGACCAAGCTAAGGCGCAATTATGGGAAATTGTAAACGAACTCTCTTATGCTAAATGTGAGGAGCAAAACCCTAATCTTAAAATTGCACTCTATGAATATGGCAATGATAATCTTAACGCAGATGAAGGGTATTTAAGACAAGTACTCGCCTTTAGTGATGATTTAGATGAAATTTCTAAATCCCTTTTTTCTTTAACTACAAAAGGAGGTAATGAATACTGTGGTAAAGTCATTAAAACAGCTTTAGACCAACTTAATTGGGAAGATAAAGAAGATGATTTAAAACTAATTTTTATCGCAGGAAATGAACCTTACACGCAAGGAACAGTTAGTTACAAGGAAGCTTCTAAACTTGCACATCAAAAAGATGTTACGGTAAACACTATTTTTTGTGGAGACTATAATCAAGGGATTTCTGGTTTTTGGAAGGATGGTGCAGATCTTACACATGGAGATTATATGGCTATTAATCATAATAAAGCTACCGTTCACATAGCATCACCTTATGATGACAAAATTTTAGAACTTAATGAGAAACTAAACAAAACATATGTTGCATATGGATACTTAGGAAGACAAAAGATGGAAATGCAGGCACAACAAGACTTAAATGCCATGAGTTATGACAAAGCTAATGCTGTCAGCAGAACAGTAAGCAAAAGCTCTAGACTTTACAAAAATAGCTCGTGGGATTTAGTTGATGCAGAAAAAGAAGCCGATTTTTCTTATGAAGATTTAGATGAAAAACAATTACCTGACGAATTAAAAGGAAAATCTAAAGAAGAAATTAAATCTTATGTTGAAAAGAAAAGAGTTGAGCGCGAAAAGCTTCAAAAAGAAATTGCCGAACTCAATATAAAGCGTAAAACATATATAGCTAAAAACTCTGACGACAAAAATAATGGATTAGAAAATGCAATGGTAAATGCCATAAAAACCCAAGCTAAAAACAAAAACTATGTTTGGGAATAG
- a CDS encoding histidine kinase, giving the protein MIKISHTYSLIFFFLFTLLSFGQSNNNKTNKDEAFFTVRGSVYLKDTREPIDNVSIQINNGKYTRTDIFGKFVVKARVGDELTIMHGDFDTVHYTIISDERITILVEEPKNSRYISGQKNDAGRQFNQMIDSADAYLKKDAAKSIKFVGDALNYDVSSRQSAEAHELLGDIYVYWKQYDLAISAYKVSLQNFEMPSSKLKLAKTYIDNEEYQKSIDTYKSLNEKDLSNYEKTVLYEGLGDAYLKLKNTQQAISSYEKGLEIAKKHLIAPKVTDLNSKIAQAYNARGEVEKAKGFYSNSLKLAKKENKKRAVEEQVKVAEFNSSNMEYDSEIALRKDVLETLEDIEKDSILPNESPLTPQKQNYKLGNAYLLNNDLENAIPSFKKSIEEADKKEDLDVKKDATRKLSEALIDAGDAEEGLKWLNEYKNTVDELYAKKVQEISQAARFSRNIAEQQNRITTLESDRALSKSKYDLTQERNKRQQLIIYSLLGGLLLLLITGFLMYKYIKQQRLANNLLALKSLRSQMNPHFIFNALNSVNSFIATNDERTANKYLSDFSQLMRAVLENSEEDFIPLKKEIELLQLYTKLEHFRFQDKFEYSIDVDDTINIEEFQIPPMLLQPYIENAVWHGLRYKKEKGHLNISIKPKSKDEITITISDDGIGRTRSKQMKTENQKKQNSKGMNNIKKRVAILNEMYKDKVDVTIEDYQQSEDAGTKVVVTLKKD; this is encoded by the coding sequence TTGATAAAAATTAGTCACACATATAGCCTTATATTTTTCTTTCTATTTACGCTTTTGAGTTTTGGACAAAGCAATAACAACAAAACCAACAAGGACGAAGCATTTTTTACTGTTAGAGGATCGGTTTATTTGAAAGACACAAGAGAGCCAATAGATAATGTGAGTATTCAAATAAATAACGGCAAATATACACGTACTGACATCTTTGGAAAATTTGTAGTTAAGGCAAGAGTAGGAGATGAGCTTACTATAATGCATGGTGATTTTGATACAGTACACTATACGATCATAAGTGATGAACGCATTACTATATTAGTTGAAGAACCAAAGAACTCACGTTATATAAGTGGTCAAAAAAATGATGCTGGAAGACAATTTAACCAAATGATAGACTCAGCTGATGCGTACTTAAAGAAGGATGCCGCAAAGAGTATAAAATTTGTTGGCGATGCACTTAATTATGATGTGTCATCAAGGCAAAGTGCAGAAGCACATGAGCTTTTGGGTGATATTTATGTCTATTGGAAACAATATGACCTTGCTATATCTGCATATAAAGTAAGCCTCCAGAATTTTGAAATGCCTTCTTCAAAACTCAAATTGGCTAAGACATACATTGATAATGAAGAGTATCAAAAAAGTATAGATACTTATAAAAGCCTCAATGAAAAAGACTTGTCTAATTACGAAAAAACAGTTTTATATGAAGGACTTGGTGATGCATACTTAAAATTAAAAAATACGCAACAAGCCATAAGCTCTTATGAAAAGGGATTGGAGATTGCGAAGAAACATTTAATAGCTCCAAAGGTTACGGATTTAAACTCTAAAATAGCACAAGCGTATAACGCAAGAGGTGAAGTTGAAAAGGCAAAGGGTTTCTATAGCAATTCACTTAAGTTAGCAAAAAAAGAAAACAAAAAACGTGCTGTTGAGGAGCAGGTTAAAGTTGCTGAGTTTAATAGCTCTAATATGGAGTATGATAGTGAGATTGCACTTAGAAAAGATGTGTTAGAAACACTTGAAGACATAGAGAAGGACTCTATATTACCTAATGAAAGTCCTTTAACACCACAAAAGCAAAATTATAAACTAGGTAACGCCTATCTACTCAATAATGATTTAGAAAACGCCATTCCATCATTTAAAAAGAGTATTGAAGAAGCTGATAAAAAGGAAGACTTGGATGTAAAAAAAGATGCGACCAGAAAGCTGTCCGAAGCTTTAATTGATGCTGGTGATGCAGAAGAGGGACTTAAATGGCTGAATGAATACAAAAATACTGTTGATGAATTGTATGCTAAGAAGGTCCAAGAAATATCTCAAGCAGCTCGTTTTAGCAGAAACATAGCAGAGCAGCAAAACAGAATTACCACTTTAGAGAGCGACAGAGCGCTGTCTAAAAGCAAATATGACCTTACCCAAGAACGCAACAAACGACAACAGTTAATTATTTATTCCTTGCTTGGAGGATTGTTGCTGCTCTTAATTACAGGTTTTTTAATGTACAAATACATTAAGCAACAGCGTTTGGCTAACAATCTTTTGGCATTAAAGTCGCTGCGTAGTCAAATGAATCCGCACTTTATTTTTAATGCCTTAAACTCGGTGAATAGTTTTATTGCAACCAACGATGAGCGTACAGCAAATAAATATTTATCAGATTTTTCCCAGTTAATGCGTGCAGTATTAGAGAATAGTGAGGAAGATTTTATTCCACTAAAAAAGGAAATCGAATTGCTTCAGTTGTACACTAAACTAGAGCATTTTAGATTTCAAGATAAGTTTGAATATTCTATAGATGTTGATGACACTATAAATATTGAAGAATTTCAAATTCCACCAATGTTACTGCAACCTTATATCGAAAATGCAGTATGGCATGGTCTGCGTTACAAAAAAGAAAAAGGACATCTAAACATTTCCATAAAACCAAAATCAAAAGACGAAATTACCATTACCATTTCAGACGACGGAATAGGTAGAACGCGCTCTAAACAAATGAAGACCGAGAATCAGAAAAAGCAGAATTCTAAAGGGATGAACAACATCAAGAAGCGTGTAGCAATTTTAAACGAAATGTACAAAGACAAGGTAGATGTAACGATTGAAGATTATCAACAATCTGAAGATGCAGGTACCAAAGTTGTGGTGACTTTAAAAAAAGATTAA
- a CDS encoding PorP/SprF family type IX secretion system membrane protein, with amino-acid sequence MRLKKFCLVAFTVLVANFSFAQEGVPIYSDYLTDNYYLIHPSMAGVANCAKVRLTARQQWFGVDDAPSLQTLSINGRVGDTPVGVGGILFNDSNGYHSTLGGYATFAYHLMFSRNEIDLNMLSFGINAGFLQYKVDASTWLGPGDEFDPLATSGTATNFNIDAGFSYHFLDFYAHFTAKNILENDGINWNRNGDQWEFRNLRTYLFSTGYTFSKFGSDWSYEPSIMYMYRDATEESSIDINAKVYREMDFGKVWGGLSYRRSLDGAEFVDGSGVSSQKLQYFTPFIGVDYNNFVFAYTYSYQANTVNFNTGGFHQITLGYNFNCKREKFECNCPAIN; translated from the coding sequence ATGAGATTAAAAAAGTTTTGTTTAGTAGCATTTACAGTCTTAGTGGCAAATTTTAGTTTTGCTCAAGAAGGTGTTCCAATTTATTCTGATTATTTAACAGATAATTATTATTTAATACATCCTTCGATGGCAGGTGTTGCTAATTGTGCTAAGGTTAGATTAACAGCCAGACAGCAATGGTTTGGTGTAGATGATGCTCCTAGTTTGCAAACATTAAGTATTAATGGTAGAGTTGGAGATACACCTGTAGGTGTTGGTGGAATTTTATTTAACGACTCTAATGGTTATCATTCTACTTTAGGTGGATATGCTACTTTTGCATATCATTTAATGTTTTCTAGAAATGAAATTGACCTGAATATGTTGTCATTTGGTATCAATGCTGGGTTTCTACAGTACAAAGTAGATGCAAGTACATGGTTGGGGCCTGGAGATGAATTTGATCCATTAGCAACAAGCGGTACAGCGACTAATTTTAATATTGATGCTGGTTTCTCTTACCACTTTTTAGATTTTTATGCGCATTTTACGGCAAAGAATATTTTAGAAAATGATGGTATCAACTGGAATCGTAATGGGGATCAGTGGGAGTTTAGAAACTTAAGAACTTATCTGTTTTCTACAGGTTATACATTTAGCAAGTTTGGAAGTGATTGGAGTTATGAGCCTTCTATTATGTATATGTATAGAGATGCGACAGAAGAGTCTTCAATAGATATTAATGCTAAAGTCTACCGTGAAATGGATTTTGGTAAAGTTTGGGGTGGATTATCTTATAGACGTAGCTTAGATGGTGCAGAGTTTGTAGACGGTTCTGGGGTAAGTAGTCAGAAGTTACAATATTTCACGCCTTTTATTGGTGTAGATTATAACAATTTTGTGTTTGCTTACACATATTCATACCAAGCAAATACAGTAAACTTTAATACAGGAGGTTTCCATCAAATAACTTTAGGTTACAACTTTAATTGTAAGCGAGAGAAGTTTGAGTGTAATTGTCCTGCAATTAACTAA
- a CDS encoding SIMPL domain-containing protein, with translation MKKINLAFLLLFLCANYTTAQHKGNYNQITQEISRQNILTSGNANIYNPTVQRQINKTLHPSDVLTIDVKALQNVSATTYTAVFNLSQIGETAESTNALMKERIDNIKTRLNILGIAEKDFAIDVISFVPVYEVEVTKKLFSKTYTEVPKGFELQQNIHIQFTKTSQFEGILEACAKSEVYNLVKVDYFIENIREVYKNLQDQLLKLIADKKAYYTTLGFDMASYDVKIADDKYCYFPKDFYQSYQAYNSVSFEALKTKKGVSSAKKQTSYYYQPLTYEQYDIVVNPSILEPVVQIGMNIKLLYTPKPKEQKPKTITKTEIDHKYYVISPNGTIDVKELNTKN, from the coding sequence ATGAAAAAAATCAATCTAGCATTTTTGCTCCTGTTTTTATGTGCTAACTATACCACAGCCCAACACAAAGGAAATTACAACCAAATTACACAAGAAATTTCCAGACAAAACATTTTAACATCAGGAAATGCCAACATATACAACCCAACGGTTCAACGTCAAATTAACAAAACGCTTCATCCAAGTGATGTTTTAACAATAGATGTCAAAGCATTACAAAACGTAAGCGCCACGACTTACACAGCTGTTTTTAACCTGTCTCAAATTGGCGAAACTGCAGAATCTACTAACGCTCTTATGAAAGAGCGAATAGACAATATTAAAACCAGATTAAACATTCTCGGAATTGCTGAAAAAGATTTTGCAATTGATGTTATTTCTTTCGTACCTGTATACGAAGTGGAAGTCACAAAAAAGCTATTCAGCAAAACGTACACTGAAGTACCAAAAGGGTTTGAACTGCAACAAAACATTCATATTCAATTTACTAAAACCAGTCAATTTGAAGGCATTTTAGAAGCGTGTGCAAAAAGCGAAGTATACAATTTAGTTAAGGTTGATTATTTTATTGAAAACATTCGGGAAGTTTATAAAAATCTTCAAGATCAATTATTAAAACTCATTGCAGATAAAAAAGCATACTATACAACTTTAGGCTTTGACATGGCTAGCTACGATGTTAAAATTGCGGATGATAAGTACTGTTATTTTCCAAAAGATTTCTACCAAAGTTACCAAGCATACAACAGTGTCTCTTTTGAAGCTCTAAAAACCAAAAAAGGTGTTAGTAGCGCTAAAAAACAAACCTCCTATTATTACCAACCACTTACCTATGAGCAGTATGATATTGTGGTAAATCCATCAATATTAGAACCTGTTGTTCAAATAGGAATGAATATAAAATTATTGTACACACCAAAACCTAAAGAGCAAAAGCCAAAAACTATTACAAAAACCGAAATTGACCATAAATACTATGTGATTTCGCCAAATGGGACTATAGATGTAAAAGAATTAAATACAAAAAATTAA